GAGTTTCGAAAGATCCACTAGCTCCTAGACTTGGTTCTAATAGTTTTGTGTTCTTTCGAGTTTCGAAAGTATCAACTAGTCTGATAGTTTTGTGTTCTTTCGAGTTTCGAAAGATCAACTAGTTCCTAGACTTGGTTCTAATGGTTTTGTGTTCTTTCGAGTTTCGAAAGTTCAACTAGTTCCTAAACTTGGTTGATTCTATAATATTATGGGCATTTTCCCCCTTATAAGTATATCCTACAGGTTCATTTTATAACCAAAAATACTGCATCAACATTCAatatcttttgaattttttgctTCCAACTTCTTGTTGTTTAAGTGGAAATGATTACCAAATGGGCTCTAGATATGCTTGCATTGATATActatatgatttttctttctaattaaGACATCAAGGAAATTTTTTGAGTACACAAAATGTGAATCCTTCTGCatgaaagaaaatcaatttgatttggttaagtgGTCGTACCTTGTCACTGAGCTATCACCCAATTCAACCAACCATTTGTGTTGGTGCCTTTGTTACTGAATTGACCGCTTCTCATTATCAACCCGAGTTCACCTTAGCCCTCGCTGCTCCCCATAAGGTCGGTGATGTTATCATGATAAGTGTGAAAAGTTGATAATGTACTCGATAATTCCTCAATTCTCGAGAATCCATACATTCCTAATTAGGGTATGAAAAATTATCTCTCAAGcacatatttatgttttgtttggGTTTCAGAAAAATGaagatcaaattaattaatgtttgaCGTAAATTCAGatagaattttcaaaatttattgaaataaaacTTACCTAAAAAAAGTATCTATATAAGCCACAACTAATCATTAATAACTCAAACCATGTaagtatatgaaaaaaattatataaaatcttACGATAAATAGTTCATGAAAAATTCTCGTAGCTTGAGGCATGTCAAGAGATAATGTTTTTAACGATCTTTCTTCTGATAAAGGTGTATCTGcagatttaacaaaaattagaagcataaaaattattgataaaaattcaagaaaaaaataaaaatcgagcacaaaaaaaaagtaaaataacatatttttattcacTCTTTCTCCCTAGAGTCAATTTGTAACAAAACAATATTGTAGAATAAATTGTAATGTCAATTGATAATTACTGCAGATTTTAAGAATGATAGCAATGAGTATAAATGCTAATAAAATTAAGCAAAACCATTTAAGGCTCCCTCGtttatttgtcaaatatttttttatttgatttctatATTTAGTTGTCACTgactaatcaaataaaaatatttttcctattatactctcaatttattaaatattgtattaGTGCATTTGAAAAATGCAATAAGTACATATATTTGaaattctattaattaatacggataaaataataaaatttgtatatcaatagtattatttttaataggtGAGTCAAgtcaaaaattaacaaattagtTCAAAGAGAGATAGTATAAAGGTTTAAAAGAGTGTGTTATATGTTACATATAgtcaataaaaaatgaatgaatttttGACCGAATCATCTATTATTTAGAtgaattcaccaaaataatatatttaaaattttcttacaaaattaaaatgactgTGTTTCTCAGTGACGTTTgactatatttatattttattataaaaaataaaataacggCAAAAAGACAAACTTCTAACGGagtaaacaaatataaaacGTTAATTTCAATAACTTTTTGATTCCAAATTTGCAAGATATATTTGTCTATAATTAGACTTTAAAGAATTGTTACTATCAGTTGCGTTTTAGCTATAAAACATGTCTCAGATGTAACAAATTAATATGACGTTACACTAATGTTTTGTGCCTGTTTTTGAATAAAACATAGTTTGAAACGTTATTGAGAAACACGACTattctaattttgtaaaatttctaCTAGTTTTTCTGCACTTGAGCTAAAGGTCTTTCGAAAACATCTCTACTTCCACAAGGTAGGGAAATAAGATCATGTGTACACTCTATCCTCCTCAGATCGCACATATAAAATTACACTAAATACATTATTGTTGTAATTGTTGTGAACTACAATACTATGCCATTATGCAACACAATGGGATAGTCAAtgagaaaaggaaaatatagCTAAAACATTAGAATTCTTGGCAATTAGATTGTCTCAAGAACACAAATGGTTGGGACTTTGAGTATTTTCATTAATAATGAATAGTCTGCCTTCAAATCTGTCTAAATCTACTATCATTCAACTTATATTGGCATCTAAAACTATAGAGTAAATTTCATATACAAATACGAGGTATTGGACTACACAAGTAAACTTATTGACAACTATCTAATACAAATcacacccaaaaaataataacaataagattTATATAGTGTATGCTATGGAGTCCATAAAGTATTGAAGGGAACTCAAACCAAAATTATGAGCTGAAACAACTGTGTAGTCATATTGCATAACCAGCTGATGCTCAGACTCATCAACAAACAAGAATCAATTGGTGAAGCTTGCTTCTCATACTCGGTCCCTCTCGACAATTAATGACCGTTTGTCACCATCTGCTTGTCGTTGTCTTCTTCTCTCTGCTGGTATACTGACTTTCGGCGAGTGATTTCATTCCTGTGGGAATTTATAATGATCAGAAAATGCCCTAAGGATACAAATGAATTGCTTCTAAACAAATGGAGATTCAAATTTGTAATCGCTAGATTGATACCTCGTATCTTGTGTTCTCTCAGTCATTTATAGCAAGATACACAAATACGAGGAAAGATAGATGTATCCCCATTAGGAACTAGAGTATAGATCATAAAAAGTTCATCCACAATCTCAATAATACTACAATGTTTGCGGCCAACTTCTCTTCTTCCAAGCAAAACAAGTAAGTTCATCCAAAATAAAAGCAGGCAAGACGGCGCAGTAGTTGTTTTTCCCCCAGAGCCTAGCCTCATAAACGTTTCAAAGGTGTTCTAAAAACTATTCATACTATAGTTTTAAGCCATAATTCATCAAATACTGGAGGGACTCTATCAGTTAGTTCACATCTTCGATGCCACTATGTTTATCTCTCACATAACACAAAAATGTCAGTTGGACTTCCAGAACGCAGTCATTGTAGTAGACATGTTACCATTCTTTACATTCCCTCGGAAAAAACTgctaaagaatattttaaattaaggaAAGAAGAAGTCCAGAAATCGattatctttttttcattttcttaatatCCATCAAAATAACAACTTTACCTTAATCAAGTACAGCGTAGAaccaaacatatattttaaagggTTAATTACACTAAATGCCCCTATAATATGATTTAGTTTCGGATAGCCCCTTGTTTTTTAAAACCAAGTGTAAGCGTATGATTTTCATAGTATAGTGGGTATAGgtatttgatttcaaaatacAAGGGATATATCTGAAACTGAGTCATATTACAGGGGTGTTTAGTGTAATAAATCCTATTTTAAAATGCTGGATTACATGAGAGAAGACACGATAAGACACATCAGGTAAATAACAGATAGAGAAGCAACACCTGATAGACTCTTTGATGGACTCATAATGCAGAATAGCTATAATTTTGAGCTTTCTTTCTCCTTTCAGATCTCCACCACGCTTGATCACAGGCAATTGTTTGATTCCTTTGGCCACCATTATCTGCTTAGCAATTGCTAGGTCGGTATCAGGATAACAAGTTAGAAGTCCACATTCTTGCCCACGATAGTTTATCCCTCTTGTGCAAATTGCGGAAACAAGACAAGTATCTGCCTGTAGAcacattaaagaaatcaataaaGCTATTAAAGAGAGAAACCAAGAAACAAAGATTACATAATGAAAGAGGAGAAAACAGAGTTAATTGAAAAGGAACTTGCATAATGAGAACCAAAAGAAACTTATTTATGGTGGCACTCAACAGATACGTACATTTTTAAGTGCCAAATCCCTGTTGGAAGAATCCCCTGACTTGTTAAACAAACTGCGTTTAATGTCACCATATGTTAAAATTCCTTCCAGATAATCTTCAGCATTAACCACAATAACAAAACTCTGACGACCCTCATGCATGCATTCTAATGCTTCTTTCACAGTTTGGTTTGGAGAGACCTTCAGATAATCATTTAACATAGCCTGAGAAACCTGGTCATTGACAAAAACAGTTCAGAATAACAGGACCAAGATGAAATGATAGTTCAacagaagaaaaaagagtagaAACCTATAAGAGGAGAACTTTGTCACAAACCAGAGGCAGAAAGTTAAAGATCATACCTTTAGATCTTCCAGAATTAAGCCTTCATCAAGAGATTCATGACTGCTATGATATCCAATCACACTTAGTTCCAAGTCATTCCTCTCACTCGTGTGCCTCCAGTCACTCTCCTCATTCTTCTCATCATCTGGCGAAAGGACAGAGTATCCTTTTGACACATATTTGGAGTCTGATGCCTCCACTTCCTTTGTCTGAATGGTTACAGAGGGCACCCAAATTGCCAGTCCAACAGCACCCTGTTCACATCATTAAAAATGTGTGTTTATTCCAATAATCATGTCAACAGCACTGTAATTTCACCCAAAAATAACATAGGAATGACTAAATACAGACAGatcaaacaaagaaaacaaaagttcaCTCAACCAGACAACCAGATGGTCTGGTAGAATACTACAATTTAAAGACAATGGCTCCAGTTATTGTTAGAGAACCTCAGCAACTGCAATAAGTGATACCCCCACTCCACCCcacccacccaaaaaaaaagaagatgacaGGAGTGAAGAAGAATTCTACCTTTTAATCATCTTTCTCGACCTGTTACATGGACTAAGGTGTGAAGAAGAATTCTACCTTTTAATCATCTTTCTCGACCTGTTACATGGACTAAGGTACAAAGCATCCAACACACATATGGATGTAGGAGACGGATTCAGGATCACCTAAAATTTAGAATCCAAGGGCAGAATAATGATATTGCTACTATTATGTCAATGACTAAAAAGAGCTCTTAAAATGTGACTGCAAATATCATTTGAGAAATCTTTTGGACAATTGATTATCCTTTAACAATGTTTTGATAAATTCCAAAAACTTCCTTCATTGTGTAAGTTAATCACAACGAATTTTACATAAGTCTTATTAACTAAAATGATGATCACCTAAGAGAATGCTTCAATTAAGCAGAAGGTACACAATTACCATATACAAAGgttttttacataattgtgAACAGCATCGAATTTACATGCACATCGACACCAACTAGAGCTTGTAAATCGTTGGACAGTAGGACTAACCATGAGGGGAAGCAATATTCTATAATCTTTTGTCAACTCAAACAAAAGAAGAACTGAAGTCAAAGGCACTGAACAAACTGATGCCAATGTAGCAGCCATTCCCACCTGCATTCTTTACATAATTATAAAGAGTTACTTTCTGAAGTCTAACCATGTCTAGAAATTATTTACTTGCAAGATGTAAAAGTAGACGATCTGACCAGAGCATACGCCTGCGGCTGAGCAATAGCAGTAGTTCCTGGAATAGCTGAATTGATCAGTTCCCCAGCTGAACCTCCAAATACAGCACCCACAGCAGCACCTATCATTAAACTTGGTGCATACAGACCACCAACAAGACCAGAACCTTTGCATAGAGCAGTGGCCACAACTTTTGCAGCTGCTAGTTGAGCTAGCAACCAGATTCCAGGTGCAGATGCAGTCTTACCAGTATGTAGAATTTCATCAACATTAGTGAAACCCCAATAAAGAATTCCAGGATATCTAAGAGCTATTAAGCCTGCTCCTAAACCACCCAAAGCAGGGCAGACAACATCAGAAAGTCCAAACTTTTCCTTTAGGAACTGAAATGCTTTAGAGAACCAGGCAACTAGCCGAGTAAACACCACACTTACTGCTCCACACAGCATCCCCAGTATTAGATATAAAGGTAACTCTGTTAAGGACACACAGTTTAGTATTCAGGAAGAAATATTGGCTGAATAAAGTGACAATCAAAACCAGGTTTAATCTATAAAAGCATCAAGACACATTCCATCCAGATAATTAAAGCCTTCTCCCCCCTTTGGACATCCCAAAACAAGGTAAAATTATCTAAACAACCATCCCTTTATCCAAGTTCATCTCACAGAAAGAATCGGCAGACAACTTTACCAGAATAGAACATCTGAGAAACCCAGTTcaggaaagaaaaagagttaatTCCTGAGCAGAATCTTGATGACCAATGTGGAGAATACATATAtgttaaatcaaaataatccCGAATCACATAGAGGCATTATTAAGAGCTATGTGATCCATGCTTGACAGCAACAATACAGGAATATacctattttaatttgttaaacaAATGAGAAATCAGAGAACGGCAGCAAAAATTGTTTGTCCCTGCCATTGTTAGTAAACACTAGCATGTGAATGACAACCAGTAAGTATGAACAATCAAAAACAGAGAGAAACTATCATAAGAGAAACAGCAAAGATAGAGAAGAAAGCAGAAAAACGACCAGGGACCACGTATCGCATGTCAAAATCATTAATTACAAATACTTCCATCCAAAGGAGTAAACACAAACAGAAACACTAGGGAAGAGAAGTACGTCAATTGATAAAAGAATGTATATTCACATAAGTATTGGTAATTGTATACAAGAAAGTGAACAGTGGTGCCCCATGAGCTAATGTTTTGCCACAATAAATTAAACTAGAATCAGATCAAATACCAGCAGCAGATCTCATATCATACGTGGGCACATTGAAAGCCTGTTTCTCTCCAAGGACAGCATTTGAAACAGTAGATGATATGACAGAAGCCAATATGATCATTGCAGTTGTAAATGGAGGTGAGTTTTCTGCACGAAGTGGCCTTAAAACTGTTTCAATTGCAAAAAAACAGCCAGCGACTGCTGCATTGAAACCTGCAACACAAAAGAACTTAAATCTTGAATATTCATACACCAGTTGAGGAGAACCCCTGCAAAAGATGCAGAGAGACAAATCTTTCATTCAATCTggacaaaaattcaaaatcaaagacAACAAGGCTGTCCTTAAACCTTGTAATCTAAAATCCCCTCCTCGATGAAGCACATACACACAATGTATCTTTTATAGATAAATACTCACATGTAAGCATGTGATTGAGATATACACAAACATAATAGGCAAGACTAGTCTCCCAATGATTATAATCAGCCAAGAACCTGCATATTTAGCAGCAGAGAAAGTTTAAACGACACTTCTAAGATCCCCACGAGAACAGGTTCAGAAAGTGCAGTAACATAGATAAATTCTGCAAAAGAAATACTTTCCCTTTTTTTATCAAATCATGTGAAGCTTATTAGTGCTTGTTCAAGAGTGTGAAAAGCGTGAGAGCATAGGGCCTAAAGAGAGTAGTGATAACAAGACAGATCTGCATCCGTACATATCTGCATAGTTCTAAAGCACATGTGTTCATTTGCAATCAGCATAAGAGGGTGTGTCATTGCTTGAATACTATGAATGCATGGAACAAGTCAAATGAGTTTATATCACAGCTTAAGGAAGAGGACCTGAATTCCCCAATACACATGACAAACTTTTGCAGTTTGGCACATTCATTTGCTACAAACTTTTGCAGTTTGGCACTCATTTTCTGCAATTTTTTGCAGTTCGGCACTCattttctacaattttttgcagTTTGGCACAGTCATTTTCTATACCTTGTATACCAACAAAACTCCTGTAATACGATTGCTCGCTTAAGATGAATAATGGGAACAATAGAAGAATTcaattttctatctttttcaCTATTCGGATCACAAAATTCCTGTTTAAcctgcttcttctttttttttacaaggAAACCAAGTAAGATTTAAATTCTGATCCTCATATTGTCACTTGAACAAGTGAGAGGACTACACAACCTTCCAAACATGATAGTTTTgcaattaaaagaaataatcatccataaaaaGCTTTCAAACATGAAAACTATGCAACAAAATTCGACATTTAGAGATAATTCTCAATGAGCAGCATACCTGAAGCAATTCCAGCTGCTGCACCAGCAGCGACAAGAGCTATTCGCCTTTCTCGGTTGTTTTCCATCATCATTGAACATCCATAGGCACAAGATTTACCTATATCTACACTGGGGCCTTCAGGACCTAAAGAACAACCAGTTCCCAAAGTCACAGCAGCCTGAATAGCCTTTACAGTAGGGAAGACTCCAGCTAACAAATCAAACCCTTGTCCCTGAGAAGAACTGGATTGTGTTATTTGGTCCAATATCTCAAGCAGACCATGCAGCATGCCCACAATAACTCCACCGAGGACTGGTATTAGAAGTATCCGATGCCATGTGTCAGCTAGCCTTTGCAAACGGAGCCAAGCAGCTCCCTCATTGGGAGTACCAGCCCAAGCCCACTCACGTACTACATG
The sequence above is a segment of the Solanum lycopersicum chromosome 10, SLM_r2.1 genome. Coding sequences within it:
- the LOC101252124 gene encoding chloride channel protein CLC-f-like gives rise to the protein MSGGEYSDRNVLLRSSSSASDGDLEGQFPHRTGNKGITDLLKRLDRGFSNRRLSSVKRSDRDQSSSSDHGVSSSVTGNYRDDEILGNSAPPEWALLLVGCLLGLATGLCVAGFNRGVHVVREWAWAGTPNEGAAWLRLQRLADTWHRILLIPVLGGVIVGMLHGLLEILDQITQSSSSQGQGFDLLAGVFPTVKAIQAAVTLGTGCSLGPEGPSVDIGKSCAYGCSMMMENNRERRIALVAAGAAAGIASGFNAAVAGCFFAIETVLRPLRAENSPPFTTAMIILASVISSTVSNAVLGEKQAFNVPTYDMRSAAELPLYLILGMLCGAVSVVFTRLVAWFSKAFQFLKEKFGLSDVVCPALGGLGAGLIALRYPGILYWGFTNVDEILHTGKTASAPGIWLLAQLAAAKVVATALCKGSGLVGGLYAPSLMIGAAVGAVFGGSAGELINSAIPGTTAIAQPQAYALVGMAATLASVCSVPLTSVLLLFELTKDYRILLPLMGAVGLAIWVPSVTIQTKEVEASDSKYVSKGYSVLSPDDEKNEESDWRHTSERNDLELSVIGYHSSHESLDEGLILEDLKVSQAMLNDYLKVSPNQTVKEALECMHEGRQSFVIVVNAEDYLEGILTYGDIKRSLFNKSGDSSNRDLALKNADTCLVSAICTRGINYRGQECGLLTCYPDTDLAIAKQIMVAKGIKQLPVIKRGGDLKGERKLKIIAILHYESIKESIRNEITRRKSVYQQREEDNDKQMVTNGH